The sequence TATGAAACCGATTTTTGAAACCtgaatttgaaacttaaaGTATACATAttatatttctaaatttctaaaaaactgaaattagcTTAGTATAAACAACTAAATATTTCTGAGGGTTaattacactttttttaaaatcaaagcaactgaaagtttatttcttttttggttagaaatttcaatcctcacgatatttaaattttaagaaaaacataCCTCAAAGATATAAACCAAAGTGTTGACATAATACTCGCGAAGTCCGAGAGTTTTTCCAGTGACCGCCAAGAAAATAAGTAATAAAATGAGAAACCAAAACACGAGGAAAATCATCCTAAAattcaattggaaaaaaaacggcaaaaacgAGGGAAAACCGAAATCTTAGCGGGCGATGTAGGACAAgacaaaaaagagagaaatggACAGCGAGAAGAAGAAGTGATGGGACGTAAACACCGGTTGATAAGTACCTGACATTTTATTTTCGTTGGGATATCATTCATCAAACTTGacaagaaaaatttataattattattcttaatctatttttttttattttccgccGAAGAAACGGCAACATTTAAACTCGGAATGATTGCggaatttgacaaaaaagttttctgataaaaagACCGCGAACCAATTCAATAATCACAATTCGAATATTATCTAGTTGAAAACTGTCCACAGCACAAAATCGATAGGTTAGTAGTGCGGGTAACAAAGCGGTCGAAAGGGTAGTAGTAACGGGAGGAAAAGAGGCAAGACGCGCGATAATAAGAGACAAGCGGGCCACTGAGTACAGGGTACACGGCACTACATCGTACTTTGATCTTTGTTTTCTCACGatttattgtgtttttgtgATCATCTTGAAACAGGtgcctgttttttttctcgaattatCTTTATTAATTACTAGAATTGCATCTAACTATActaatttgtttaaattaagCGAATACTTCCTTCCTCTACTATACATCAAAATACACAACTCAAATTTGAAGTAATGACGTTTTATGCACTGCAATCTCACCAATTCGGTGAAAAACCGTATAATTactaattcgatttttagccGCTGCTAATTGCCACACATCCTCAATCGCAagttaattgattttttagctcTTTTTCACTTCAATTGTCTTTCACGAGtacatataattttattttaatttggtATGCTTTTATCCTGAACACACTGTTTCatataattatttcaaaaaaatttctacataGATAtgcaaattttacaaaagtatcaaaatatgttttgaattttgaattttattttccattatcCATGAAAATGTTAATACTGGTGTAGATAGTTGTTTAAATTTATGACAACagttatttttcttcataatgAAAGCATTCTCaaatgtgctaaaaatgaaatttgaaatttcatctaAATTTCGGTATTTTTTCTGCCTTCTTCCTATATTAAAACCGGAAAGAGCATAAACCTCCGTTTTGCGTGTCGCAAAACCACCGTTCGAAAACTGGGCGCACACTTTTGTCTCTAACTTTGCTGTTCctgcatattttttgattttctttttttcagaacatgcaaaaatatttgctctATCTTATTATCTGAATGGTTATGTAATTTGTTCATGTCTTTTAGAAGAAAAGTTGAgtaaaacaccaaaaaaacgCGTTTTTCGCGTGTCGTGTCGCTTTTTTTGCACAGTGTTGAAGGTGATggtacaaaacatttttgatatggTAGCTGTATGTTTGggattgttaaaattttttagttttttcaatttgattaaCTGCGAGCAAGGTTATAgtaatttggaatttatagCTGAAATAGctctacattttgaaaatcgtatGGAAAACATGTTTATCGTTAACATTTCTGTTAGGTTTTTGACATCCATATGCAAATTTAGACgtagattttgtttttcaaaacagtttAATACATATCTACCTCGAAACAtgtgaaaaagtcgaaaatttgcaaattttggaaaaatttttaaatataataggaaaaaaataatgttagcAGCGTTGCCTTGGTTCGACCCCCACAgagtgttattttttttcttttttgtttttgaagagGTATTCGATTAGGAGTTGATGctaaggtactgtaggggtactgtaggtggtatacggtagggttactgtagttttttatcCAAAAGCGTCCTTCTCATAACTTTGCCGTCGTTTGAGCTATTCTGattctgataaaaaataatgaaacctTGAAGACTTCTTAGGCGAgagagaaacaattttttgacattcgAGTCATACATCACAGAGATAGTCGACCGAGAAGAAAGTTACtgactttttttgattttttatttttcaactttgggCGTTTGTAAATTGGTTTGTTTaagattaattttaattctgttttttttaatagactCGGAATTTGACtctaaattcgaaaatgtaaagttcaaaaaattttagtggaaattttttccagctttaaaaatgaaaaagttatgacaaaaacaaaaattaaaaaaaaaacgaaaatttcatcTCCTCACCAAAGTAAATATCTTTTatgtttttacattttctgagagaaaatagtttattctatcaaattagaattttagaaattagaaaattagaaaattagaatttttgaacttgaaaaaactcCTTGGCATATTTCTCTCTTTTAGAAACTTTGGAATCTCAGCGCCGAAGGCgataaataattattcaaaattttaaatgtgaaacAACTCCTTAGAACATTTCATCAATCtcagaaaaagttcaaatcagCGCCGAAGGCGCTAAATAAgtcttcaaagttttaaattagaaacaaCTCCTCAGTATGTTTCTTACttttagaaactttgaaaattcagcgCCGAAGGCGCTGATAACTCAtaagagtttttgaatttaaaacaactgcttagaatatttttctaatcatAGAGAAAATTCAACTCAGCGCCGAAGGCgctaaataattttaaagaatatttCAATGTGAAACAACTCCTTAGAATGTTTCTTTAATCTTAGAGAAACTGAAAACTCAGCGCCGGAGCCGCTAAATAattcttcataattttaaGTTAGAAACAAATCCTTAGAATATATTCTGAATTTCAAGGTGAACACACTTAACCCCAACACATGTTtgaggcgaagccgagaacctgcGCCAGCTACCTTGCTGATACCTTAGAGCGAACTAACCCTATCCCCACTCCCGAAGGGATAGCGCACGTTGTGCGCTagtcgttttgaaaaattatattcaaagttttaaaaacatgcAACATCAccacaaatttctcaaaaatggcaattttctAACTTCATATTTAATCAAaacattaattgaaaattaaaaaaaataaaaatcagttGCATTCATTTTGgtttattgtaattttattCAGACAAAATCTTTACTGACACTATTCCACCTTTCAATGAATTCCATTATTTAACGCAACAACCAAACAACtttatgaaaataattgattttaaatcGTAATGACGTTCATAAACCAGATTAGAAGTGCgaaaatttattattgtaACCATTTTACATGTACTTTGAGAACTCGTAGTAGAAAGTGATGATCAAAGCTCCACCTGTAGACCGGAGCGAATTTGTCAGGGCACCGCGATAAAATCCATTGATACcatcttttctgaaattcagaaaataaaattaaatcgGGAGTTTTTGAACAACGTACTTATAAAGCGTTTTCCAGCAGTCTTTTGTACTCGTATATTGTTTAATTTGTTTACCCGATTGCATCATCATACTGCGTCGTACTGTATCCAAAGGATAGCATACCATTCCGCTTGTTGTTATTGAGATTTGAGCAATAGCCCAGCATGCAGCGAAATTTAAGGATTTTGGATCTTCTACACTTGTTCTGATACTGTCGAAGATTCCAAAGAAAATTGCTCGAGAAGCTATCACAAACTGAAGAGCTGATGATAATCCTCTGAAATAAACcaaaataataatgttttaactttttgaacacTCACTTATACCACGAGGCAACTCCTTCGCTGGCTTTAATTTTCTTAAGGCAGTCTACCATTCCTTTGTATTTTCTGGATCCATCTTTTTTGACGTCTAACGCCAGTCTGGTTCTTGCAAAGTCAAATGGATAAAGCATGAATAAAGTAGTTGCTCCACCAAGACCACCCGAAACAAATGtacctaaaaattttcaaaatcagtaAATTGATAGGACCCATGTTGACTCAccagccaaaaattttccaaaactttcattccgatcaacatttttcaatagtgTATTTCTGTAAATGTCACGGAAAGCAAAATTGAGAGTATGGTTTGGTAGACATCTAGCAACACCCGCTCCATTTCCTCTCCACAGTGCCATTGCACCCTGTAACTTAGAAATAATGATGGTTTGTTAGAGCTGAATTGACCATACCTGTTCCAGTCTGATTTTGGAAATACAATCCCGAATGCCATTGTACTCAGCCATGGCAAACTCGCTTTGtctttgaagctgaaaatttgaaaaatgaatttatttttttttgtatttcaacaAGCCTCTCTATTGTAAATTC comes from Caenorhabditis elegans chromosome X and encodes:
- the R07E3.4 gene encoding ADP/ATP translocase (Confirmed by transcript evidence), which translates into the protein MASTSATLDVLETSKKCLAGSAAAAISKTTTAPFDRVKLVLQLQRQSEFAMAEYNGIRDCISKIRLEQGAMALWRGNGAGVARCLPNHTLNFAFRDIYRNTLLKNVDRNESFGKFLAGTFVSGGLGGATTLFMLYPFDFARTRLALDVKKDGSRKYKGMVDCLKKIKASEGVASWYKGLSSALQFVIASRAIFFGIFDSIRTSVEDPKSLNFAACWAIAQISITTSGMVCYPLDTVRRSMMMQSGKQIKQYTSTKDCWKTLYKKDGINGFYRGALTNSLRSTGGALIITFYYEFSKYM